In Paludisphaera rhizosphaerae, a genomic segment contains:
- a CDS encoding rhamnogalacturonan acetylesterase — protein sequence MASRTAWIMLFLCGTAAASEPPADRTKVRIVLAGDSTVTDDAGWGKGFANLLMGDVEVVNLAKGGRSSKSYRAEGWWKKCLELKPNYILIQFGHNDQPGKGPERETDPETTFRENIIRYVDEARAVGAIPIVVTSLSRRQWGKDGKIQSTLVPYVESVKKLAAERNAPLIDLHARSIELYEKMGREGCLEISPRTEKNGVDGTHLNARGAEVIAPLVANELRRAVPALAQFVPPDSVAPVRPDTK from the coding sequence ATGGCAAGCCGAACAGCCTGGATCATGTTGTTCCTGTGTGGGACGGCCGCCGCCTCCGAGCCGCCCGCTGATCGAACCAAGGTCCGAATCGTCCTCGCCGGCGATTCGACCGTGACGGACGACGCCGGTTGGGGGAAGGGCTTTGCGAATCTCCTCATGGGGGACGTCGAGGTCGTCAATCTGGCGAAGGGTGGACGAAGCTCGAAGAGCTACAGAGCCGAGGGCTGGTGGAAGAAGTGCCTGGAGTTGAAGCCGAACTATATCCTGATCCAGTTCGGCCACAACGACCAACCCGGCAAGGGTCCCGAGCGGGAGACCGACCCGGAGACGACCTTTCGCGAGAACATCATCCGATACGTCGATGAAGCTCGGGCCGTGGGCGCGATCCCGATCGTCGTCACCTCGCTCTCGCGTCGACAGTGGGGGAAGGACGGCAAGATCCAGTCGACGCTGGTCCCCTACGTCGAGTCCGTGAAGAAGCTCGCCGCCGAGCGCAACGCCCCGCTGATCGACCTGCATGCTCGGAGCATCGAGCTTTATGAGAAGATGGGACGTGAAGGGTGTCTTGAGATCTCCCCCCGGACGGAGAAGAACGGCGTCGATGGAACGCACCTGAACGCCCGAGGCGCTGAGGTGATCGCCCCGCTCGTCGCGAACGAGCTTCGGCGAGCCGTGCCGGCGCTCGCACAGTTCGTCCCGCCCGACTCCGTTGCTCCTGTTCGACCAGATACGAAGTAG
- a CDS encoding pectinesterase family protein → MTSRQVVFDVRSETLTTIALIVVLLMLIVMFAPVVRAAESQETRTITVAVDGSGEFKSIQEALASLSEEAPGRTILSLKPGRYQGPILVAKSKPRISFVGSGAEKTIITYGLNVYETQEPQPQGFRDPAADALKHYRGTGVVVLGDDFQAADITFQNTSGDHGQAIALRIDGDRAALKNCRILGWQDTLRAEKGRQYYRECLIEGRVDFIYGGATAVFDRCEIRSKNGGYVTAASTPEDHPFGYVFLHCRLTADPTSWSNPFPETPGPPPRAFLGRPWRPHACVAFLGCEMGDHIRPEGWDNWRKAENEATARYAEYGSTGPGANPEKRAGWSRQLTKEQAEKITVEAVLAGTDGWRPGD, encoded by the coding sequence ATGACGAGCCGGCAGGTCGTCTTTGATGTGCGGAGCGAGACGCTGACGACGATCGCGCTCATCGTCGTCCTCCTCATGCTCATCGTCATGTTCGCTCCGGTCGTCCGGGCGGCCGAGTCGCAGGAAACACGAACAATCACCGTGGCCGTGGACGGAAGCGGCGAATTCAAGTCGATCCAGGAGGCTCTGGCGTCCCTCTCGGAGGAAGCTCCTGGCCGCACCATCCTGAGCCTCAAGCCTGGGAGGTATCAGGGGCCGATCCTCGTGGCGAAATCCAAGCCGAGGATCTCGTTCGTGGGCTCCGGCGCTGAGAAGACGATCATCACTTATGGGTTGAACGTCTACGAAACGCAGGAGCCGCAACCGCAGGGTTTCCGCGACCCCGCGGCGGACGCCCTCAAACACTATCGAGGCACCGGAGTGGTCGTCCTGGGGGACGACTTTCAGGCGGCCGATATCACTTTCCAGAACACCTCAGGAGACCACGGACAGGCGATCGCTCTGCGGATCGACGGCGATCGCGCCGCACTCAAGAACTGCCGCATCCTGGGCTGGCAAGACACGCTCCGTGCTGAGAAAGGCCGTCAATACTACCGCGAGTGCCTCATCGAAGGCCGGGTCGACTTCATCTACGGTGGTGCAACCGCCGTTTTCGACCGCTGTGAGATCCGCAGCAAGAACGGCGGCTACGTCACGGCAGCCAGCACGCCCGAGGACCACCCATTCGGCTATGTCTTCCTTCACTGTCGGCTGACCGCCGATCCCACGTCATGGTCGAACCCGTTCCCCGAAACGCCTGGGCCTCCGCCTCGTGCCTTCCTCGGCCGTCCCTGGAGGCCCCATGCCTGTGTCGCCTTTCTCGGATGCGAGATGGGTGATCACATCCGGCCCGAGGGTTGGGACAACTGGCGCAAAGCCGAGAACGAGGCGACCGCCCGATACGCCGAGTACGGCAGCACCGGCCCTGGCGCGAATCCCGAGAAGCGGGCCGGTTGGTCAAGACAGCTCACGAAGGAACAGGCCGAGAAGATCACCGTCGAGGCTGTTCTCGCCGGCACAGACGGCTGGCGGCCCGGCGACTAA